A genome region from Arachidicoccus soli includes the following:
- the rseP gene encoding RIP metalloprotease RseP: MSLLAINWAVVGIKAAQLILSLSILVVLHEFGHYFWAKVFKCRVDKFYLFFNPWFSIVKKKIGETEYGIGWVPLGGYVKIAGMIDESMDKEQMALPPEPYEFRSKPAWQRLIIMLGGIMVNVLLGFFIYAMMLWHWGEQYLPAQNVKYGIVADSLAQSVGLQSGDKILALDGKKVQKFEEIPLDIILNNIKTIEVIRNGNPVNISLPANLSSTIINKHLHFLGANDLRVPIQPLDSIVEVSAAHRAGFIKGDKIIAINNQPITFWDEFTNTVKQNKHQQIAVTVLRNNDTERLSLTVPAEGIVGVNMNTKGLDKIFQFDTIHYSFLQALPAGVSKGCKTLVSYVQQLKILFGGKVNISEGMSGPVGIANLFPAVWDWQAFWTLTALLSMILAIMNLLPIPALDGGHALFCIYEMITGRKPNEKFLEYAQVVGMIILLALMVFAFGNDIFRLFKK; this comes from the coding sequence ATGTCCTTATTAGCAATCAACTGGGCAGTTGTAGGTATTAAAGCCGCTCAGCTTATTTTATCTTTATCCATATTAGTCGTCCTTCACGAATTTGGCCATTATTTCTGGGCCAAAGTATTTAAATGCCGTGTAGATAAATTCTATCTTTTTTTCAATCCATGGTTTTCCATCGTCAAGAAAAAAATTGGAGAGACTGAATATGGAATTGGTTGGGTTCCTTTAGGCGGCTATGTAAAAATAGCCGGTATGATTGATGAAAGCATGGACAAAGAACAAATGGCGCTACCACCCGAGCCTTATGAGTTTCGTAGCAAACCGGCCTGGCAACGTTTAATCATTATGCTTGGAGGCATTATGGTCAATGTGCTATTGGGTTTCTTTATTTATGCAATGATGCTTTGGCATTGGGGTGAGCAATATCTTCCAGCGCAAAATGTAAAATATGGTATTGTTGCGGATTCTTTAGCACAAAGTGTGGGTCTTCAAAGTGGCGATAAAATCCTAGCGTTAGATGGCAAAAAAGTCCAAAAATTTGAAGAAATACCACTTGATATTATTCTAAACAATATTAAAACAATAGAAGTTATACGCAATGGGAATCCTGTTAACATAAGCCTTCCAGCAAATCTTTCATCTACGATTATTAATAAACATCTGCATTTTCTTGGTGCAAATGATTTGCGTGTACCTATACAGCCACTCGACAGTATTGTTGAAGTCTCAGCTGCGCATCGTGCAGGATTTATAAAGGGGGATAAGATAATTGCGATTAATAATCAACCTATTACATTTTGGGACGAATTTACGAACACTGTAAAACAAAATAAGCATCAACAGATTGCTGTAACGGTGCTCCGAAACAATGACACAGAAAGGCTTTCATTAACTGTCCCTGCTGAAGGCATAGTAGGTGTAAATATGAATACAAAGGGTCTAGATAAAATTTTTCAATTCGACACTATTCATTATTCATTCTTACAAGCATTACCGGCAGGTGTTTCCAAAGGTTGTAAAACATTGGTTTCTTATGTACAGCAGCTTAAAATATTATTCGGAGGAAAGGTAAATATTTCAGAAGGAATGAGTGGCCCGGTAGGTATTGCCAACCTTTTCCCGGCTGTTTGGGACTGGCAGGCATTCTGGACCTTGACCGCATTACTTTCTATGATTCTGGCAATAATGAATTTATTACCCATCCCTGCACTTGATGGAGGTCACGCATTGTTTTGTATTTACGAAATGATTACTGGTCGAAAACCTAATGAGAAGTTTTTGGAATATGCACAGGTTGTTGGCATGATTATTTTATTAGCATTAATGGTTTTTGCATTTGGGAATGATATTTTCCGGTTGTTTAAAAAGTAA
- a CDS encoding 1-deoxy-D-xylulose-5-phosphate reductoisomerase, whose amino-acid sequence MDKKRIAIFGSTGSIGKQVLEVIEANPDLFSVEVLTASTSHELLIKQALQFKPNIVVIADESKFSLVQSSLKNTDIKVFAGEKSIIDVAGLDCYDLMIAAIVGFAGLKPTLKALEIGKPIGLANKETLVVAGDLVMQLAAEKRIPIIPVDSEHSAIFQCLVGEGRNKIDRVILTASGGPFLGRKPNYLVNVKREHALQHPNWSMGAKISIDSATLMNKGLEMIEAKWLFNLKPQQIQVVVHPQSIIHSMVEFEDGSIKAQMGMPDMRVPIQYAMSFPNRIAANFPRYNFKKPDTLTFEEPDLKTFRNLALASEALNKGGNLPCIVNAANELAVYAFLHNRIGFLEMTEVIEQTMTKINFIENPTLSDYFETDAEARNFAATLVNI is encoded by the coding sequence ATGGATAAAAAACGTATTGCGATATTTGGCTCCACCGGCTCTATTGGCAAACAAGTACTGGAAGTAATTGAGGCCAATCCAGACCTGTTTTCCGTAGAAGTACTTACTGCTTCTACCAGTCATGAGTTACTGATCAAACAAGCATTACAATTCAAACCAAATATTGTGGTTATTGCCGATGAAAGTAAATTTTCATTGGTTCAATCTTCTTTAAAAAATACTGACATCAAAGTATTTGCGGGTGAAAAGTCCATTATAGATGTAGCTGGTTTGGATTGTTACGACCTAATGATTGCAGCCATAGTAGGTTTTGCAGGATTAAAGCCCACTTTAAAAGCATTAGAAATTGGCAAACCAATTGGTCTTGCCAATAAAGAGACACTGGTTGTAGCGGGAGATTTAGTAATGCAATTGGCTGCCGAAAAAAGAATTCCTATCATTCCTGTAGATAGTGAGCATTCTGCCATTTTTCAGTGTCTTGTAGGTGAAGGCAGAAATAAAATTGACCGCGTAATTTTAACAGCAAGTGGTGGTCCTTTTTTAGGAAGGAAGCCCAACTACTTAGTAAATGTAAAACGTGAACATGCCTTACAACATCCTAACTGGAGTATGGGCGCCAAAATATCTATCGACTCCGCAACCCTTATGAACAAAGGACTGGAGATGATAGAAGCAAAATGGCTATTCAACTTAAAACCGCAACAAATTCAGGTTGTAGTTCATCCACAAAGCATTATTCACAGTATGGTTGAGTTTGAAGATGGAAGTATAAAAGCACAGATGGGAATGCCCGACATGCGTGTTCCTATTCAATATGCGATGAGTTTTCCAAATCGTATTGCGGCGAATTTTCCAAGATATAATTTTAAAAAACCTGATACACTAACTTTTGAAGAACCTGATTTAAAGACTTTTCGCAATTTGGCGCTTGCGTCTGAAGCCCTTAACAAGGGGGGCAATTTACCATGTATCGTAAATGCTGCAAATGAACTTGCAGTTTACGCCTTCTTACATAATCGAATTGGATTTCTCGAAATGACCGAAGTCATAGAACAAACAATGACTAAAATAAATTTTATTGAAAACCCTACTTTATCCGACTACTTTGAAACAGACGCAGAAGCCCGCAATTTTGCAGCAACTTTAGTAAATATATAA
- a CDS encoding glycosyltransferase: MKIVIIGPAHPLRGGLASFNERLTRQFLQEGHDVSIYTFSLQYPGFLFPGTTQFSSEPKPEDLKIKVCINSVNPLNWLKIGSELKKYKADIIVVRYWLPFMGACLGTILRKVKKNKHTRIICIADNVLPHEKRPGDKQLTKYFLKPVDAFVTMSDKVLKDLRSFTQKPAKLVTHPLYDGFGVSIPKEEARKHLGLTNEPIILFFGFIRKYKGLDILLRAMEILVNKSKSENIILPKLLIAGEFYEDKEIYSSLIKELGIEDNVILRTDFIADSEVRYYLSAADFVIQPYRNATQSGVTPLAYHFEKPMLVTDVGGLPDMVPDKKCGVVVPPDENAIAGGIERLYQLGEDYFLPFLQEEKKKYSWEILTQTIFSLANKK; this comes from the coding sequence ATGAAAATAGTTATCATAGGTCCTGCACATCCGCTACGTGGTGGTTTAGCATCGTTCAATGAACGTTTGACTAGGCAGTTTTTACAAGAAGGACATGACGTCTCTATTTATACATTTTCCTTACAGTATCCTGGGTTTTTATTTCCAGGCACAACGCAATTTTCATCTGAGCCTAAACCTGAAGATTTAAAAATAAAGGTTTGTATCAACTCTGTTAACCCATTAAATTGGCTAAAGATTGGCAGTGAATTAAAGAAGTATAAAGCCGATATTATCGTCGTGCGTTATTGGCTACCATTTATGGGAGCCTGCTTGGGAACTATTTTACGAAAAGTAAAAAAAAATAAACACACAAGAATTATTTGTATTGCAGACAATGTGTTGCCACACGAAAAACGCCCTGGAGACAAACAATTGACAAAATATTTTTTAAAGCCCGTTGATGCTTTTGTAACGATGAGCGATAAAGTACTAAAAGACCTTAGAAGCTTTACTCAAAAACCAGCGAAACTTGTTACGCATCCATTATACGATGGATTTGGTGTATCTATTCCTAAGGAAGAAGCTCGAAAACATTTGGGACTTACCAATGAGCCTATTATCTTATTTTTTGGCTTTATCAGAAAATATAAAGGCCTGGATATTTTGTTGCGTGCAATGGAAATTCTTGTAAATAAAAGTAAATCTGAAAATATTATATTGCCTAAACTGCTGATTGCAGGAGAGTTTTATGAGGATAAAGAAATTTATTCTTCACTTATAAAAGAATTGGGTATTGAAGACAATGTAATTCTTCGTACAGATTTTATCGCAGACAGTGAAGTACGTTATTATCTGAGCGCAGCTGATTTTGTGATACAACCATATCGTAATGCCACTCAAAGTGGCGTGACTCCTTTGGCTTATCATTTTGAAAAACCCATGCTGGTTACAGATGTTGGCGGTTTGCCAGATATGGTCCCGGATAAAAAATGTGGCGTTGTGGTACCACCAGATGAAAATGCGATTGCTGGAGGTATCGAACGCCTATATCAATTAGGTGAGGATTATTTTTTACCTTTCCTTCAAGAAGAGAAGAAGAAATACAGTTGGGAAATCCTAACGCAGACTATTTTTTCTCTTGCAAACAAAAAATAA
- a CDS encoding nucleotidyltransferase family protein — protein MKELIILAGGLGTRLRSEVPDLPKCMAPVKGKPFIDFVIDYYISQKIEKFIFALGYKSEILQNHLTEKYPNQQLEFSLEEEPLGTGGAIKLACEKASEENVFITNGDTLFKVDVEALAKTHMHNKAECTLGLKPMQNFERFGVVKVDNNNCVQSFQEKQYYAEGLINGGFYALNIQIFLKKNFENKFSFEKDYLEQFVSQKKIFASVQDKYFIDMGIPEDYRRAAEELE, from the coding sequence ATGAAGGAGTTGATTATTTTAGCGGGTGGACTCGGAACTCGCTTACGCAGTGAAGTTCCCGATTTGCCAAAATGCATGGCACCTGTAAAAGGAAAACCATTTATAGATTTTGTGATAGATTATTATATTTCACAAAAGATAGAGAAATTTATTTTCGCTTTAGGCTACAAATCAGAGATATTGCAAAATCATCTCACAGAAAAATATCCAAATCAGCAGTTAGAATTTTCTTTGGAAGAAGAACCTTTGGGAACCGGTGGTGCTATAAAACTGGCTTGTGAAAAGGCTTCTGAAGAAAATGTTTTTATCACAAATGGCGATACCTTATTTAAAGTTGATGTAGAAGCTTTGGCAAAAACACATATGCATAATAAGGCAGAATGTACTCTAGGATTAAAACCCATGCAGAATTTTGAACGCTTCGGTGTAGTGAAAGTTGATAACAATAATTGTGTACAATCTTTTCAAGAAAAACAATATTATGCCGAGGGTCTTATCAACGGTGGGTTTTATGCGCTGAACATACAAATCTTTTTGAAAAAGAATTTTGAAAATAAGTTTTCTTTTGAAAAAGATTATCTCGAACAATTCGTTTCTCAGAAAAAAATTTTTGCCTCTGTTCAAGATAAGTATTTTATCGACATGGGCATTCCGGAGGATTATCGAAGGGCGGCAGAAGAATTAGAATGA
- a CDS encoding GH3 auxin-responsive promoter family protein, whose amino-acid sequence MKVKSTLAKPFANIIYNKIKKEMASALKDQEAILQYLLKTAKNTQFGKDHHFDTIKNYDDYKQTVPIRDYEALKPYIEKIKEGKEHILWKGKPLYFAKTSGTTSGAKYIPISKESISNHIDTARNALLCYIAQSKNANFTNGNMIFLSGSPALDRIANIPTGRLSGIVNHHVPSYLRTNQLPKFETNCIDDWETKLDKIVEETIDKNMTLISGIPPWVQMYFDRLTEKTGKKIIDLFPNFSVLVYGGVNFEPYKQKLFDSIGKEIDSIELFPASEGFFAFQDSQTEKGMLLNTNSGIFFEFIPTEEIGKDKPKRLSLKEVTLGENYALIINNNAGLWGYDIGDTIKFVNLNPYRIIVSGRTKHFISAFGEHVIGEEVDFSIAEAAKKFNTKIIEYTVAPVVERGNGKSYHEWFIEFEKQPENLPAFAKEIDNQLRKKNVYYDDLIAGNILQQLKIRPIQKDGFINYMKSIGKLGGQNKLPRLGNDRKVAEGLSPFIEK is encoded by the coding sequence AATCTACTTTGGCAAAGCCATTTGCCAATATTATATACAATAAGATAAAAAAAGAAATGGCCTCTGCATTGAAGGATCAAGAAGCTATTTTGCAGTATCTATTAAAAACAGCAAAGAATACACAATTTGGAAAAGATCATCATTTTGATACAATTAAAAATTACGACGATTACAAACAAACTGTTCCCATACGTGATTATGAAGCTCTAAAACCTTATATAGAGAAGATAAAAGAAGGTAAAGAGCATATTTTATGGAAAGGAAAGCCCTTATACTTTGCCAAAACAAGTGGAACTACCAGCGGAGCCAAATATATTCCTATCTCAAAGGAATCTATTTCCAATCATATTGATACAGCTCGCAATGCCTTACTCTGCTATATTGCGCAGTCAAAAAATGCAAATTTCACCAATGGGAATATGATATTCCTTAGCGGTTCACCTGCTTTAGATCGAATTGCGAATATTCCAACAGGCAGATTAAGCGGAATTGTCAACCATCATGTACCTTCTTATTTACGTACCAATCAATTACCGAAGTTCGAAACCAATTGTATTGATGATTGGGAAACAAAGTTGGATAAAATAGTGGAAGAAACTATTGATAAAAATATGACACTCATCAGTGGCATCCCACCTTGGGTGCAAATGTATTTTGACAGGCTTACTGAAAAAACAGGAAAGAAAATTATAGACCTTTTTCCCAATTTCTCTGTACTGGTTTATGGTGGCGTAAATTTTGAGCCATACAAACAAAAACTATTTGATTCCATAGGCAAAGAAATAGATTCCATTGAGTTATTTCCGGCGTCCGAAGGCTTCTTCGCTTTTCAGGATTCTCAAACAGAAAAAGGAATGCTGCTCAATACCAATTCCGGTATTTTCTTTGAATTTATTCCAACTGAAGAAATTGGTAAAGATAAACCTAAACGACTATCTTTAAAGGAGGTAACATTAGGTGAAAATTATGCCTTAATCATTAATAACAATGCAGGTCTCTGGGGATACGATATTGGAGATACAATAAAATTCGTGAACCTGAATCCCTACAGAATTATTGTTTCTGGGCGCACCAAACATTTCATTTCAGCTTTCGGGGAGCACGTTATTGGTGAGGAAGTAGATTTTTCTATTGCAGAAGCCGCCAAAAAATTCAACACCAAAATCATCGAATATACTGTTGCTCCAGTAGTGGAAAGAGGTAATGGTAAGAGCTATCATGAATGGTTTATAGAATTTGAAAAACAACCAGAAAACCTCCCGGCATTTGCTAAAGAAATAGACAATCAATTGCGCAAAAAAAATGTTTACTACGACGATTTAATAGCGGGAAATATATTACAGCAACTAAAAATAAGGCCTATTCAAAAAGATGGCTTTATCAATTATATGAAATCTATTGGTAAACTTGGCGGACAAAATAAATTACCAAGGCTAGGTAACGATCGAAAAGTAGCCGAGGGGCTTTCCCCATTTATTGAAAAATAG
- a CDS encoding D-sedoheptulose-7-phosphate isomerase, with amino-acid sequence MKDIILNCISESINTKQRILQDQSFLDKIEEAVKLVVNAFRTGNKVWFCGNGGSAADAQHLAAEFSGRFYINRKALPAEALHCNTSYLTAVANDYDYDVIYSRLIDGLGAKGDILIGLSTSGNSKNILKAFDTAKEMGITTIAFTGASGGKIKEQTNILFNVPNEDTPRIQECHILIGHIICQLVEAEIFA; translated from the coding sequence ATGAAAGATATTATCTTAAACTGCATCAGCGAATCTATTAACACAAAGCAAAGAATTTTACAAGATCAAAGCTTTTTAGACAAAATCGAAGAAGCGGTGAAGCTAGTTGTAAACGCTTTTAGAACAGGAAATAAAGTATGGTTTTGTGGCAATGGTGGCAGCGCGGCAGATGCGCAGCATTTAGCAGCAGAATTTTCGGGCAGGTTTTATATTAACCGGAAAGCCTTGCCGGCAGAAGCTTTACACTGCAATACTTCTTATTTAACTGCTGTAGCCAACGATTACGATTATGATGTAATCTATTCTAGATTAATAGATGGCCTAGGGGCCAAAGGCGATATACTCATTGGGCTTTCCACTTCCGGTAATTCGAAAAATATTTTAAAAGCTTTTGATACAGCCAAAGAAATGGGCATTACCACGATTGCTTTCACCGGCGCATCCGGCGGAAAAATAAAAGAACAAACCAATATACTTTTCAATGTTCCAAACGAGGATACGCCTCGTATTCAGGAGTGTCATATTCTTATCGGACATATTATTTGCCAATTGGTAGAAGCCGAAATATTTGCATAA
- a CDS encoding GHMP family kinase ATP-binding protein translates to MIYRSRAPLRIGLAGGGTDVSPYCDTYGGAILNATISLYAKASIELLEDKKIILQALDRNEQETFEWNKSLPITGKLDLLKGVYNRIQKDFGFPKKGFQLSTYVDAPAGSGLGTSSTLVVAIIGAFVEMLKLPLGDYDIAHYAYDIERNDLNLAGGRQDQYAATFGGVNFMEFYEDDKVIVNPLRIRQEYLNELENNLLLYYTSTSRESAKIIVEQQKNVTQRNEKSIDAMHQLKAQSKMMKEALLKGRLNEIGEILDFGFQQKRNMAHNISNSLIEDIYIAAKQAGATGGKISGAGGGGFMIFYCPNNSCYKVADTLKKFGGVIHPYQFATQGLDAWTIG, encoded by the coding sequence ATGATTTATCGTAGCAGGGCTCCATTGCGTATAGGTTTGGCTGGAGGAGGAACAGATGTAAGTCCATACTGTGACACTTATGGTGGCGCTATTTTGAATGCAACTATTTCTTTGTATGCCAAAGCCAGCATTGAATTATTGGAAGATAAAAAGATAATTTTACAAGCACTCGATAGGAATGAACAGGAAACTTTCGAATGGAATAAATCTTTACCAATAACAGGTAAACTTGATTTACTAAAAGGAGTTTACAATCGCATTCAAAAGGATTTTGGGTTTCCTAAAAAAGGTTTTCAACTGAGCACTTATGTAGATGCGCCAGCAGGAAGTGGATTAGGGACTTCATCTACCTTAGTCGTAGCCATTATCGGAGCTTTTGTCGAAATGTTGAAATTGCCATTAGGCGATTACGATATTGCACATTATGCTTACGACATTGAAAGAAACGATTTAAACCTTGCCGGCGGACGCCAAGATCAATATGCCGCAACTTTTGGAGGCGTAAACTTTATGGAATTCTATGAAGATGATAAAGTGATCGTCAACCCATTACGTATTCGACAAGAATATTTAAATGAATTGGAAAATAATTTATTGCTTTATTATACAAGCACAAGTCGTGAATCGGCAAAAATAATTGTGGAGCAACAAAAAAATGTAACGCAGAGAAACGAAAAATCTATCGATGCGATGCATCAATTGAAGGCACAATCGAAAATGATGAAAGAAGCCTTGCTAAAAGGCAGGCTGAATGAAATTGGGGAAATACTAGACTTCGGATTTCAACAAAAGCGCAATATGGCTCACAATATTTCTAACAGTCTTATTGAAGATATTTATATAGCAGCAAAGCAAGCAGGCGCAACAGGCGGGAAAATAAGTGGCGCAGGAGGTGGTGGATTTATGATTTTTTATTGTCCCAATAATTCATGTTATAAAGTTGCCGATACATTAAAGAAATTTGGGGGCGTCATTCACCCCTATCAATTTGCTACGCAGGGATTAGATGCCTGGACAATTGGTTAA